TGGCTCGCCGCGCAAAAGGGCGTAACACCCGCCCTCGAAGAGGTCGCCTCCCGCCTGCGGGCGCTCGACGCACAGGCGGCGCAGGACATAGCGCTCGATGTCGACATCACGCAGCGCGTCGGCTGGCAGTTCCACGAAGCGATGTTCGCTGCCGCCGATAACGCGCGCCTGACGCAGACGTATCACGCGTTGCGCACCGAGAACGGTCTCGCGCTGCAACGCATTCCGCACTACGACGCCGAGCGCACGCGCGACGCGGTCCGCGAACACCTCGCGATCTTCGACGCCATCGCCGCCGGACATGCCGAGGCCGCCCAGCGCCATGTCTGGGACCACCTCACGCACGCCATGCAGGCGCGCTTGCAGGCGCTCGTACCCGCCACGGCGTCGACGACGTCCGACAACCCGGCCGCGGCGCCGGCCAAAGCCCGTCGCCGTTCGCTCAGATAAGCCGCCGCGCGCATCAGGCGCCGCGTCAGGAACACTCCCGGAGATAGCCGTCATGTCGTCAAGTACCGCCAGCAAGAAGAAACGCCTGATCCCGTTGCCCATCCAGATGCTCATCGGCCTGGCGCTTGGCATCGGCTGCGGGATGGTTGCGCCCGCGCTCGCCACGAAACTCATGCCGGTAGGCACGGCGTTCGTGCAGGCGGTGAAGATGATCGTCGTGCCGCTCGTCTTCACCGCAATCACGCTGGGCATCTATCAGATGGGGCATAACGCCCGCGCGCTCGGACGCGTCTCGGCGATCAGCCTCATCTACTTCTTCATTGCCACGATCGTCTCGATCGTCATCGGCCTGGGACTCAACGCGATCTTCCATCCCGGCCTCGGCGCGAACCTCGCCGCCGCGCACGCCACGGCCAAGCCGATCGCCGCATCGGTCGACTGGACGAAGTTCTTCCTCGACATGATCCCGTCGAACATCTTCGCGGCGATGAGCGGCAGCAATCTCCTGCCGGTGCTCGTCTTCGCGGTGTTGCTCGGTCTGGCGCTGTCGGCCATCGGCGAGCGCGCCAGGCCGCTCGTCGTTGTGCTCGACGCACTCATGGGCGCGGTCTTCAAGCTGACGGACTGGATCATCTCGCTCTCGCCGCTGGCGATTTTCGCGATCATCTCGTGGCTGTTCGCCACCCAGGGTCTGGGCACCATCCTCGCGCTGGTCAAACTGGTGGGCACGATGTACCTCGGCCTTGGCGTGCTGCTGGCGCTGTTCTGGATTCTGCTCAAGGCGATCGGCGAGAAACCGCTGGCGACCACACGCGCCATCGGCGAGCCGGTGATCCTCGCGTTCGCCACGCGCTCGTCGGAAGCGACGCTGCCGCTGCACATGGAAAAGCTCATCGCCATGGGCGTGCCCAAGGCCATCGCTTCGGTCGTGCTGCCGCTGGGCTACGCATTCAACCGCGATGGTTCGATCATGTACTTCGCGCTGGCGGTCGGCTTCCTCGCCGACGCCTATCACGTGCCGCTCGACATGCCCACGCTGCTCTCCATCGTGCTCGTTACCACGCTCGCGAGCAAAGGCAGCGCGAACGTGCCGTCGGGCGGACTCGTGGCCATCGCCATGGTGCTCACGACCATCGGCGTGCCGATCGAAGCGCTCGCCATCATCGCCGGCGTCGACGCGTTCCTCGACATGGGACGCACCGCCATCAACGTTTTCAGCAACACCGTGGCCATCAAGCTCGTCATGAAGCTCGCAGGCATTCCGTACGAGTCGCCCGAGGCCGTGCGGGCCGCCGCTGAAGCCTCCGAAGCCTCCGCGGCGTCCGGTACTGCCGCACCGGGCGGCGCCCACGGTCAGGAGTTTGCATGACCCTCAGTCACACCGAGTGCTTCATCGATCTGCGAAGCGACACCGTTACCCGTCCCACGGCCTCGATGTGGGAGGCGATGCAAAGCGCATCGCTGGGTGACGACACGCTCGAAGGCGATTCGACCGTGCGTGCACTGGAGCATCTCGCGGCGACCATGACGGGCAAGGAAGAGGCGCTGTTCGTCGTCTCCGGCACGATGGGCAACCTGATTGCGTCGCTGTGCCACGCCACGCGTGGCGGCGAGGCCGTGATCGACGCCCAGGCGCACATGGCCAGGTCGGAAGCGGGGGGCATGTCGCGGCTCGCCCATCTTTATCCGGTGCCGATTCCATCCGTGCGCGGCGAAATGGATCTCGATGCACTCGCCGGGGCGCTGCGTCCCGGTTTTTCGCGCTATGGTCAACCGACGGCCATGGTCGTCGTCGAATCGACGCACAATCACTCCGGTGGCTACGTGCCCTCGCTGTCGTATCTGGCCGAGGTGCACGCGCTCGCCGAGCGCGCCGGGGTGCCAGTGCACATGGACGGCGCGCGTGTCTTCAATGCGTCCGCCGCGCTGGGCGTGGACGTCGCGCAAATTGCCGGGCATTGCGAGAGTCTGACCTTCTGTTTGTCGAAGGGACTGTCCGCGCCGATGGGCGCATTGCTCGTAGGTTCGCACGCGATGATCGAACAGGCTCGCACGTTCCGTCGCATGACGGGGGGCGGCCTGCGTCAGGCGGGCATCATGGCCGCTGCCGGCAAGGTGGCGCTCGAGACGATGGTCGCGCGGCTGGCCGACGACAATCAACGCGCGCAGCGCCTGCACCGGGCGCTGGCGCAACTCGAGCCGCAACTGGTGGACGCGGTGCCGTCGCTCAGCAACATCGTGCGCCTGCGTGTCGGCGAGCAGCGCGAGGGCAACCCACGCGCGTGGGAAGCGGCGCTGGCGGAGCACGGCATTCTGGCGCGGGCGAGCGGGGCGTCGATGTTGCGGCTCGTCACGCATCGTCACATCGGCGACGACGATATCGATGCGACTGTCGCCGCCATCACGTCGATCCGCGGGACGTTTGCGGCGAAGGCCGCGTCGCCTGAGGCTTGAGCGGCGTGAACGTTGCGATGGCGATGGCCGGGTTGTCCGCCGCCCGGGGGGCTTCGTGGAACAGTGTGTTGCACGGCGCGGCCGGCCGAAAAACGGAAATGGCGGTACACTCCTAGCGCACGCCACCGCTCCCCGGTGGCACGCCATTCCAAAATTCGGCCCGTTTGAACGTCAACATGAAGTCCCCTGGTACTGCCTCCACCACGCCCGCGTGCGACGCCGGCGAGTGCGTCGAGCTTGTCGCATCGGCGACGCTGCCGACCCGCTATGGCACCTTCACCTCCCACGCATTTCGCGTCAAGGGCGGCGATAACGAACATCTGGCGCTGGTCATGGGCGATGTCGCCGGCGACACGCCCACGCTTGTGCGCCTGCATTCCGAGTGTCTGACAGGGGACGTCTTCGGCTCGTATCGCTGCGATTGCGGCGAACAGCTCGACGCCGGCATGCGCAAGATTGCCGAGGCCGGACGCGGCGTGATGCTCTATCTGCGCGGCCACGAAGGGCGCGGCATCGGCCTGAGCAACAAGATTCGGGCATATCTGCTGCAGGAGCAGGGGCGCGACACCGTCGAGGCGAACCTGGACCTGGGCTTGCCGGACGACGCGCGGGAATACGATTCCGCCGCTGCCATCCTGCGCATTCTCGGCGTGCGCTCGGTGCGCCTGATGAGCAACAATCCGAAGAAGTTCGACACCCTTGCCAAGCACGGCATCCCGGTGTGCGAGCGCGTCGCCCTCGACATTCCGATGCGCGAAGAAAACGAACGCTACATCCGCACCAAGCAGGTCAAGTTCGGCCACTACTTCGAAGAGAACGAATAAGCGCCGGACGGTGTGAAATACTCCCGTCGGTGCAAAGCCGTTTTGGGAGATGGCCGATATCCCCGGTGTGTTGATCCTCAGCAAAATCCCCGTGAATCCCGCGCAGGGCCTGATGTCAGCGCCGACAGCGGCTTTGTGTGATCGGTGGGCCGATCGGTAAAGGCGGGGTGGCCGGGTTGCGGCGCAGCAATTTTTGCTTGACGCTCCAAATTCGCCTCAGTTACCATCCGCCCTGTCTTCATTCGAGGGGTTTGTCCGTGAATACCGATGCCAGTTGTAGTCGACCGTTGATCGACTGATTGCCTGAGGATCCACAGCCATTCCCTGTGCCGCATCCTCATGCAGGATGCGGTGTCTCGCGCCATAAAACGCTCGCCCGAGCGTAGTCTTCCCGGCGCCATTCCCGCAGAAATTTCCACTGTCGTGCCCGCCACGGGCGCTGTCGCTTCGCGTGCGTTTTCCCGCATGGCGACGGTGTGCACGTGCGAGCCGGCCGTCCGGGCCGCAAACGGTCTGGACGATTCGCAGCGATGCGAGGAAGTCATGCGAGCTTTTCCAACATTTCAGGCTTTTCAAAGCCAACCGACGCGCGCCACGCCGGTGTCGCGCCTGACCATCGTCTGCCTGGCCGAAGCTCTCGGGGCATTGCGCAAGCAGATGTTCATCGATCTGACCGCGCTCGGCCTGCGCGCCACGCATGTGAGCATTACGCGCTGGAGCGATCGCGATGTGGCCTCGGCTACCGTCACGCTCGACTGCCCGCATGCCTCGCGTGCGTCGCTCACGTCGTTCGTCGTGCGCTTGTCGGGCGATCACAGCGTGCGTCGCGTGTTCTGGTCCGACGATGCGCAGCGCTGCACGTGGGCCGGCGCCATGCCGGCCCACGCCTGAGCGGCGCAGGCGAAAACATCGATCTCTTGCCGGGGCAGGGCCGTTGCCGCTGCCAATGAACGTAACCGAATACCGTAAGGAGCCGATATGGACGACGACAGTAGCCGAATGTGGCCCGTCGGAATCGTGCGCGTGACGTGCGGCTTTCCGGCGGGCAATCCAATGCCATTCCTTTGCAGTTTTGTTATCACCGACCGCGCGCCGCGCGGCGCGGCTGGGTACGCTCGCGCTTTTTTCCGGAGAGATGAGCTTCGGTAGCGTCTGACGAGTCCGGCCGGCCGCCATGCCAGCGTAAGCCGCGCCAGGAAATCGTCATGACCAAGGACCTTCATTCGCGCCACAAGCAACGTGGCTTCGTCGAACACTCGATACAGGAAGACCGCCCACTCTCGGGCCCCGACGTCGTCGCCCGGCTGGCCGCCGAGCCGCTGCACGATGTCCTCCACATGCTGCACACCAATCTGCGCGGCTTGCCGCTCGCCGAGGTCGGCCAGCGCCAGACCCGCCATGGGCCCAATGAAATCGCGCACGACAAGCCGCCGCACTGGCTCGTGCAACTCTTCAGCGCTTTCAGGAATCCGTTCGTGATGGTGCTGCTCGCGCTTGCCGTGGTCAGCTTCTTCACCGACGTCTATTTCGCCGATCCGGCCGATCGCGACTACAAGGGCATCATCATCCTGCTCACGATGGTGACGATCAGTGGCCTGCTGCGCTTCTTCTCCGAATTCCGCTCGCTGCGCGCGGCGGAGAAGCTCAAGGCGATGGTGCGCACGACCGCTAGCGTTCGCCGCCGCACGACCGTGTCGGGCAAGCCGGAGCGTCACGAAGTCGCCATGCGCGAGCTCGTCGTGGGCGACATCGTGACGCTGCAAGCCGGCGACATGATTCCTGCCGACCTGCGGTTGATCGAATCGCGCGACCTGTTCATCAGCCAGGCGGTGCTGACAGGCGAAGCGCTGCCCGTCGAGAAATACGACACGCTGGGCGCCGTTGCGCAGAAGTCCGCCGAAGTCTCGGCCGGACTCTCCGCCGGAACTGCCGGACTCGACGGCAAACAAGGCAACACCAGCCTGCTCGATCTCTCGAACATCTGTTTCATGGGCACGAACGTGGTCAGCGGCACGGCCACGGGCGTGGTCGTCGCGACGGGCGGCAACACGTACTTCGGCGCACTGGCCAAGAACGTGGTCAGCCGCAAGCGCGTGGAGACGAGCTTCGACCGCGGCGTGAACAGCGTGAGCTGGCTGCTCATCCGCTTCATGCTGGTGATGGTGCCGGTGGTGTTCATGATCAACGGCCTCACCAAGGGCGACTGGTTGAGCGCACTGACCTTCGCGCTGGCCGTGGCCGTGGGGCTGACGCCCGAAATGCTGCCGATGATCGTGAGCGCCAACCTCGCGCGCGGCGCGCTGGCGATGTCGCGCCGCAAGGTGGTGGTCAAGCGGCTGAACTCGGTGCAGAACTTCGGCGCGATGGACGTGCTGTGTACGGACAAGACCGGCACGCTCACGCAGGACCGCATCATTCTCGAGCAGCATCTCGATGTGGACGGCGATGTGCACGAAGACGTGCTGCGACTCGGCTGGCTCAACAGCTATCACCAGAGCGGCCAGCGCAATCTGATCGACGTGGCGATCATCCGCCGCGCCAACGAGATCGGAGACGCGGTGCAGCCTCGCACGTTTGCGAAGATCGACGAGTTGCCGTTCGACTTCGTGCGCCGTCGTTTGTCGGTGGTGGTCGCGAACGAGCGCGACGAGCACCTGATGATCACCAAGGGCGCCGTCGAGGAAATGCTCTCGGTGTCGACGCATGTGAAAACGCCGCAGGGCGTACGCGTGCTCGACGACACGGCGCGCGCCATGCTGCTCGCTCGTGCCGAGGCCTACAACGAAGACGGCTTCCGCGTGCTGGTCGTGGCCATCCGCGACATTCCGGCCAGCGAGACGAAGACGCAATACAAGACGTCCGACGAAGCCGGGCTGACCGTGTGCGGTTTCCTCACCTTCCTCGATCCGCCCAAGGATTCCGCCGCGCCGGCCATTGCCGCGCTGCGCGACCACGGTGTGACGGTGAAGGTGCTCACCGGCGACAACCCCATCGTCACGATGAAGGTGTGCCGTCAGGTGGGACTTGAGCCGGGCACGCCGCTCCTCGGCAGCGACATCGAGCCGATGACCGACGAGGTGCTGCGCGAAGTCGTCGGCCGCACCACCGTCTTCGCCAAGCTCGCACCGCTGCACAAGGCGCGTGTGGTCAAGGCGCTGCAGGCCAACGGTCACACCGTGGGTTTCCTCGGCGACGGCATCAACGATGCGCCCGCACTGCGTGACGCCGACGTCGGCATCTCGGTGGACACCGGCGCCGATATCGCCAAGGAAACCGCCGACATCATCCTGCTCGAGAAAAGCCTGATGGTGCTGGAGGAGGGCGTGATCAAGGGCCGGGAGACGTTCGGCAACATCCTCAAGTACCTGAACATGACGGCCAGTTCGAACTTCGGCAACGTGTTCTCGGTGCTGGTGGCGAGCGCGTTCCTGCCGTGGGAGCCGATGCTGGCCATGCAACTGCTCATTCAGAACCTCGTGTACGACATCTCGCAGATGTTCCTGCCGTGGGATCGCATGGATCCGGAGTTCCTCAAGAAGCCGCGCAAATGGGATGCGGGCAATATCCGTCGCTTCATGCTGTGGCTCGGCCCGACCTCGTCCGTGTTCGACATCACGACCTATGCGCTGATGTGGACCGTCTTCGGCGCCGGGGCGCTGTATCACGCGCACGGGGGCGACGGCGGACAGGTGATCATGAATTCGGGCTGGTTCATCGAAGGGCTGGTGTCGCAGACGCTCGTCGTGCACCTGCTGCGCACGCAGAAGATTCCTTTCCTGCAAAGCACGCCGGCGTTGCCGATCATGCTCTCGACCTCGGTGGCAATCGCCATCGCGTGCTGGCTGCCGTATTCGCCGTTCGCGAGCGCACTGGGTTTCGTCAGCCTGCCGTACTCGTACTTCTACTGGCTCGTGGCGACCATGTTCGGCTACATCGCGCTGGCCCAGACCGTGAAGACGATCTACATCCGCCGCTTCGGCCGCTGGTTCTGAGTCCTAACGGAGTTCAGCTTCCTATCGATAACCATCGATAACCATCGACGACACCCCCGCCATACCGGGCGGGGGCGAAACCCACACGCGACCCGGCGCGAACGACGCGCCGGGCGACGAACGCAAAGACAGAGAACGACTCATGAAGAAGCTACTGGCCTATCTCGCGCTGTTCTGCCCGCTCAGCGCCTTCGCAGCACACCCGCTCGTGACCGACGACACCGGCACGCAGGGCGACGGGAACTGGCAATTCGAATCCAACGGCGAAGTCACGTCGAAACAACCCGACATCGGCCGCCAGACGCTGTGGAATAGCACGCTCACGCGAGGCATCGGCGAAACGCTCGACCTCTACGTGAACGCGCCGTACACCAATGTTCAGACCCGCTCGGATTCGGCCGGCAGCGGGTTCGGCGACGTGGAGACCGGCGCGAAATGGCGCATGTACGACGACGGTGCCCTCAGCATCGGTCTCAAGCCCTATCTCACGTTTCCGACGGGGAACGACCAGCGTGGCCTGGGCAGCGGCCGCGTCAACGGCGGCGCCACGCTGCTCACCCAATATGTGGTCGATAACTGGACGTTCCTGTTCAATGCCGGCGCGGCCTATCAGCCGAACCGCCAGGGGCAGCGTCAGTCGTTGTGGAAGGTATCGGGCGCGGTGCTCTACCGCGTGCTGCCCACGACGCAGCTGATTTTCGACATCGGGACGCAGCAGAATCCCGATTTCTCGCAGCGTACCAATCCAGCCTTCATGATCGTTGGCGCGATCTACAGCCCGAAGCCGTGGCTGGACCTGGACGTCGGCTACCGACGCGGTCTCAACCCGCAGACGTATGACAATTCGTGGATGGGCGGCGTGACCGTTCGCTGGTAAGCGGCAACTCTGGCGATTCCAGCGGTCGGCGATCGCCGACTGCCGTTCCGAAGTGCGCGAATGCCGTCAGGCAGGGTGGGGAGTGGCAAACCCCGCCCGTCAGGACGATAATGACTTTGCAGTATAATTTTTTTCCAAAGTCATTGTCCCGGCGCTTCGCGCCGATTTGCCGTTTCGTCGTTACTGCCGCACTACTTTCGTTCCCATGCCCAAATCGCCGGCCTCCAAGGCGCTCACCGTCACCAATCCCGCCTGTCTGGTTGACGGCTCCGACGCCGAATTTCGCCATCTGATCAACGGTTTGTTGCCGTTTGCCGCACGCTTGCTGTCCGTGCGCGACGGCTTCGGCAGTCTGATCGGGCTCACCGGCATTCAATACTCGCTGCTGCAATCGGTCGTGCATCTGTCGTCCATCGGCGATGTCACGGTCAATCAACTGGCCGAGCACCTGCACCTCTCGGGGGCGTTCGTGACGATCGAAACGAACAAGCTCAAGGCCCTCAAGCTCATCGACAAACGCCAGAACCCGGAAGACCGTCGCAAGATGAGTCTGACGATCACGGCCGCGGGCGCGAAGCTCCTGCACGAACTCACGCCTTCCCAGCAACACATCAACGACGTGCTGTTCGATGGTGTGACCCGCACCGAGTTCAAGGTGCTTTGCGCGGTCGTCGACAGGCTGGTCGCCAACGGCGATCGCGCCACGCTGGAACTGAGCCACCTGCTGGCGACGCGGGAAAAGCGTTAGGCGCGCAAGGAAGTGGCAAGCGGTCGACAAACCTCGGCCGTGGCGAGGCTCGCGCCCGTTCAGTGGGCGGCCCACTGAATCGTGGTGAGATCCACGCCGTCCCGATACATATCCCACAGCGGACTCATCGCGCGCAGCTTGTCGACGGTGCCGCGCACCTGCGCGATCACACTGTCGACCTCCGCTTCGGTCGAGAAGCGCCCGAGTGTGAAGCGAATCGAGCTGTGCGCGAGCTCGTCGCTGCGCCCAAGCGCGCGCAGCACGAATGACGGCTCCAGCGAAGCCGACGTGCACGCGGAGCCCGACGACACCGCCACTCCCTTGATGCCCATGATGAGCGACTCGCCTTCGACGAAGTTGAAGCTCACATTCAGGTTGTGGGGGACGCGGCGCGTCATGCTGCCGTTGACGTAGACCTCTTCCATCTCCTGAAGTCCCGCCAGCAGGCGGTCGCGTAGTGCACCCACGCGGGCTGCTTCCTCTTCCAGTTCCAGCTTCGCCAGGCGGAAGGCCTCGCCCATGCCGACGATCTGGTGCGTGGGCAGGGTGCCCGAGCGCATGCCGCGCTCGTGGCCGCCGCCATGGATCTGCGCCTCGATGCGAATGCGCGGCTTGCGGCGCACGTACAGCGCACCGATACCCTTCGGGCCATACAGCTTGTGCGCCGTGACCGTCATCAGGTCGACCTTGAGGGTTTGCAGATCGATGGGGATCTTCCCCGCGGCCTGTACGGCGTCGCAGTGAAACACGATGCCGCGCTCGCGGCATAGTTCGCCGATTTCCGCGATGGGTTGAATGACGCCGATCTCGTTGTTGACCATCATCACCGACACGAGGATCGTGTCCGGACGCAGTGCATCGCGCACGGTGTCGACGGTGATCAAGCCGTCTTCCTGCACGTCGAGATAGGTGACCTCGAAGCCTTGCCGTTCGAGATCGCGCATGGTGTCGAGCACGGCCTTGTGCTCGGTCTTCACCGTAATGAGGTGCTTGCCCTTGCCGCTGTAGAAGTTCGCCGCGCCCTTGATCGCCAGGTTGTTGCCTTCGGTCGCGCCGGAGGTCCAGACGATTTCGCGCGGGTCCGCGCCCAGCAAGGCGGCAACGTGCTCGCGTGCGGTCTCGACCGCTTCCTCCGCCGCCCAGCCGTAGCTATGACTGCGCGAGGCCGGATTGCCGAAGTTGACGTTCAGATACGGCACCATTTTCTCGACGACGCGCATGTCGACCGGGGTCGTCGCGCTGTAGTCCATGTAAATGGGCGTCTCGAAATGGACCGTCGGCGCCGAGGGCGTCGGGGCAGGGGACTTCTCGGTTGCGTTCGCAGTGTTGCTCATGAGGACCTCGGATCGTCCGGTGGACAGCTTGAATTGCGGCCGAGTGTAGCACCGCAAATCTCTCGCATCGCACTCTCCCACATTGAAAAAAGGGTTTCCCTTCCCCTTGTTTGTCGCCCTTGTGCCTCCCAAAAGCACTGCGCGCAGCACATGAGTTGCGCGCAATCGGGTTGTGCCTGATGCATTGCAATGTCCCTTGAAACCCTTGTGAAACAAAGCTCTTGCTCGCATCCGGTGCGGCAGTGCACCAGCATCATGCGCATGCACTGGCATTGCCCTCAGGGTTTACCTTGCTTGATTAGCTAATTTTGTTAATGTTCAATAATTACTAACAAACAAAGCTAAATAAAAAAGACGGTTTGGTGGGCAAGACACGGTCGGGCAGAAAATCCCGTGCGTTTGTCAGCCGATCCGGCTTGAGAAGGAGGTTGCCATGAAGGACGCATCGACCGCAGTGCTGACTCAGGAAGACGAGGCGCGACAGTTTCGTCGCACGCTCGCCATGTTCGCGACCGGCGTAGCCGTGATCACGGCGCCACGCGCCGACGGGCCGCCCATCGGCATCACTGTGGCCTCGTTCAACTCGGTGTCGCTGGCGCCGCCGCTGATTCTGTTTTCGGTGGACCGCCGCTGCCTGAGCCTGGACGACCTGTGCGCGGCGGGCCGCTACACCGTGAACGTACTCGACGAGAGCCAGCGCGAAACGTCGAACCGTTTCGCCTCCGCGCGCGGCAACAAGTGGGACGGCGTGGCTTTCGAAAGCGACGGCGTCTGCCGTCTGCCCGGCGCGCTGGCGGCGTTCGAGTGCGAGCCGTTTGCCCAGCACGACGGCGGCGATCACGTGATTTTTGTCGGACGGGTCGTGCGCCACACCGCGCGCCACGACGGCCGGCCGCTCATTTTCTTTGGCGGGCAGTACCGCTCGCTCGATACCACGCCCGTCGCGGCGTGAGTTTCCCCCAAGGGTTTCAGGAGAGAGTCATGGTAAAGAACGGTAGTCAACATATCGCCCAACTGCGCGACGGTCGCGAAGTGTATATCGACGGCAAGCCCGTCGCGGACGTCACCACGCACCCGGCGTTTCGCAATTCCATTCGCAGCTACGCCAGCCTGTACGACTTTCAGGCCCGGCCCGAAAACCTCGACGCGATGACCTTTGCGTCGCCCGACACCGGCGACCACGTCTCGCGCATCTGGCAATTGCCCACGAGCTACGACGAACTGGTGCAGCGGCGCGAGATGCTGGAAGCCTGGAGCGAGCTGCACTACGGCTTCATGGGCCGTTCGCCCGATCACGTGGCCTCGTGCATTTCCGGCATGGTCATGGGCATCGACGTCTTCGAGCAATACGACAGGCGGCGCGCCGGGGCGCTGCGCGACTACTACAGGTACGCCCGCGACAACGATCTGTTCCTGACGTACGTGATCGTCAATCCGCAGGCCAACCAGTCGAAGGCGGCGCACGAGCAGGAGGACAAGTATCTGGCGGTGGGCATCGTCGATCAGGACCATGAAGGCATTACCGTGCGCGGCGCCAAGATGCTTGCGACGAGCGGCATCATGGCCAACGAGGTGTTCTGCAGCTGCATTCAGCCGCTCAAGGCCGGCGACGAGATGTACGCCCTGTCGTTCGCGATCCCGATGAACACCAAGGGGCTTCGCGTGCTCTCGCGCAAGTCCTACGAGGGCAGCGCCACGTCCGTGTTCGACAACCCGCTCGCGTCGCGCTTCGACGAGAACGACGCCGTGCTGTATTTCGACGACGTGAAGGTGCCGTGGGAGCGCATCTTCGTGGCAGGCGACACCGCCATGTGCGCGAAGCAGTTCCACGCCACGCCGGCGCACAGCTACCAGAACTACCAGTGCCAGGTGCGGCTGATGGTCAAGCTGCGCTTCCTGGTCGGGATCGCCCTGCGCATCACCGAGGTGAACGGCACCAACGCCTTTCCGCAGGTGCGCGAATCGCTCGGCCAGTTGGCGGCAGAGGCGGCGATGGTCGAAGCGTGGGTGCATGGCATGGAAGCGAAGGGCCATGTCGAGAGCGGCTACTACGTGCCCGATCGCAGCCTGCTCTACGGTTCGCAAGTGCTCACCCAGCAGCTCTACGCCAAGGTGCTCGGCACGCTGCGCGAGCTCGCCGGCGGCGGCATGATCATGCTCCCCTCGAGCATCCATGACTTCGAGAACCCGCTGCTCGCCAGCATCATCGAGAAGACGCAGAAGTCGCCCGTGGCCGACGCCGAGGAGCGCGTGAAGTTCTTCAAGCTGGCGTGGGACGCCGTCGGCTCCGAGTTCGCGTCGCGCCACAACCAGTACGAGATGTTCTACGCCGGCGCGACGTTCGTCACCAAGGGCCACGCCTATCGCACCTACGACTGGAAGAAGGCCACGCGGCTGGTCGACAACCTGCTCGGCACCTATTCGCTCTCGGACGAGATCGTCCGGCAGCCGGTCGCGGCCTGAGCGCAACGCCCCCGTCGCGTCTGCCGTCGGCGCTTCACGATCCGCGCTCACGACTCACGATTCACTGCCAACGACACAGACAAGGAGTCTCCATGGCAATCAACAAGCTGCACGACGAGTTCCATACCATCGATATGAAAAACGGCTGGGAGGTGCCTCCCGGCTACCCGCCCGGCATCGAACAGAAGATTCTCGCGGGCTCGCTCGACGAGGAAAAGCGCGCCGGCAGCCGTACGCGCCTGCTGCGCTTCGCGCCGGGCATCTATACCAAGGCGCCGTTCGTGCATACGTACTGGGAGGAGGTCTACCTCGTCTCGGGCGATCTGACCGTCGGCAACGACGCGCAGGGCGATGGGGGCGAGGCGTTCGCGCCGAACACGTACGCGTGCCGCCCGCCCGGCGCGTTCCATGGGCCGTTCAAGTCGAACGGCGGTTGTCTGCTTCTCGAAATTCATTACTACGACCCGGCCTGATTCGTTCAAGGCAAGGGCATTCGGCGCGGCGAACGTGAGGGCGTTCCCGCGCCGGCAGAGAGAGTCACTCACACGCAAACCGCTTCAGGCCAACGGGAAAACACCATGTCCACGTCTCGCGTACGTCGTCTTGCCTCATTCGCTTCGCTGGTGCTTGCCGCCGCGTTCTCCATTCCGTTCCC
The Pandoraea pulmonicola DNA segment above includes these coding regions:
- a CDS encoding GntR family transcriptional regulator gives rise to the protein MNQTHRTPALSDSAYDAIRALIVSGEIRAGEALSERVLSERFGISRTPVREAIRALANDGLLEIVPMRGTFVRQLSVQDLREIHEVRLALEGMAAWLAAQKGVTPALEEVASRLRALDAQAAQDIALDVDITQRVGWQFHEAMFAAADNARLTQTYHALRTENGLALQRIPHYDAERTRDAVREHLAIFDAIAAGHAEAAQRHVWDHLTHAMQARLQALVPATASTTSDNPAAAPAKARRRSLR
- a CDS encoding dicarboxylate/amino acid:cation symporter, translating into MSSSTASKKKRLIPLPIQMLIGLALGIGCGMVAPALATKLMPVGTAFVQAVKMIVVPLVFTAITLGIYQMGHNARALGRVSAISLIYFFIATIVSIVIGLGLNAIFHPGLGANLAAAHATAKPIAASVDWTKFFLDMIPSNIFAAMSGSNLLPVLVFAVLLGLALSAIGERARPLVVVLDALMGAVFKLTDWIISLSPLAIFAIISWLFATQGLGTILALVKLVGTMYLGLGVLLALFWILLKAIGEKPLATTRAIGEPVILAFATRSSEATLPLHMEKLIAMGVPKAIASVVLPLGYAFNRDGSIMYFALAVGFLADAYHVPLDMPTLLSIVLVTTLASKGSANVPSGGLVAIAMVLTTIGVPIEALAIIAGVDAFLDMGRTAINVFSNTVAIKLVMKLAGIPYESPEAVRAAAEASEASAASGTAAPGGAHGQEFA
- a CDS encoding threonine aldolase family protein, translating into MTLSHTECFIDLRSDTVTRPTASMWEAMQSASLGDDTLEGDSTVRALEHLAATMTGKEEALFVVSGTMGNLIASLCHATRGGEAVIDAQAHMARSEAGGMSRLAHLYPVPIPSVRGEMDLDALAGALRPGFSRYGQPTAMVVVESTHNHSGGYVPSLSYLAEVHALAERAGVPVHMDGARVFNASAALGVDVAQIAGHCESLTFCLSKGLSAPMGALLVGSHAMIEQARTFRRMTGGGLRQAGIMAAAGKVALETMVARLADDNQRAQRLHRALAQLEPQLVDAVPSLSNIVRLRVGEQREGNPRAWEAALAEHGILARASGASMLRLVTHRHIGDDDIDATVAAITSIRGTFAAKAASPEA
- the ribA gene encoding GTP cyclohydrolase II, which encodes MKSPGTASTTPACDAGECVELVASATLPTRYGTFTSHAFRVKGGDNEHLALVMGDVAGDTPTLVRLHSECLTGDVFGSYRCDCGEQLDAGMRKIAEAGRGVMLYLRGHEGRGIGLSNKIRAYLLQEQGRDTVEANLDLGLPDDAREYDSAAAILRILGVRSVRLMSNNPKKFDTLAKHGIPVCERVALDIPMREENERYIRTKQVKFGHYFEENE